A section of the Anaerobacillus sp. CMMVII genome encodes:
- a CDS encoding YitT family protein codes for MIVYIFGSLLLAVSLNFFLIPANVFASGFTGIAQILAALTPISTGVYLFILNIPVAILGWLKIGKKFTVFSFINVAISTFFLEILPIVSISEDILLNSVFGGVIMAIGAGVILKYGSSTGGVDIIALVLARYSDRPLGTYFFVINGVIVLTAGLIFDWEKALYTLVTLYVGSRIIDAIHTRHVKLTAMIVTNKPDDLQQAIHEQLTRGITRIPAKGGYSKESKEMLMIVITRYELYHLKNIIASVDDKAFTNVIETAGIYGLFRKEN; via the coding sequence ATGATTGTCTATATTTTTGGTTCATTATTACTCGCAGTTTCGTTAAACTTTTTTCTTATACCTGCTAATGTCTTTGCCAGTGGTTTTACTGGAATTGCGCAAATATTAGCGGCATTAACTCCAATCTCCACAGGAGTATACCTATTTATTTTGAATATACCAGTAGCAATTTTAGGTTGGTTGAAAATTGGGAAGAAATTTACGGTATTTAGTTTTATTAACGTTGCAATATCCACCTTTTTTCTAGAAATATTGCCAATCGTTTCAATTTCTGAGGACATTTTATTAAATTCTGTTTTTGGTGGAGTTATTATGGCTATAGGTGCTGGTGTTATTTTAAAATACGGCTCTTCAACAGGTGGGGTTGATATTATTGCTTTAGTCCTAGCAAGATATAGTGACCGACCTTTAGGAACATATTTCTTTGTCATTAATGGGGTAATTGTACTAACAGCTGGTCTTATTTTTGATTGGGAGAAAGCTTTATATACGCTTGTTACCTTATATGTTGGTTCAAGAATAATTGATGCGATTCACACTAGACATGTTAAATTAACAGCTATGATCGTTACGAATAAACCTGATGATCTACAACAAGCAATTCATGAACAACTAACTAGAGGAATTACAAGAATTCCAGCGAAAGGCGGTTACTCTAAAGAAAGTAAAGAAATGCTTATGATAGTCATAACAAGATATGAACTTTATCATTTAAAGAACATAATTGCTTCAGTTGATGATAAAGCATTTACAAATGTCATTGAAACAGCTGGGATTTATGGATTATTTAGAAAAGAAAATTGA
- a CDS encoding DUF3941 domain-containing protein — protein sequence MPHTKDDDKKKQDHNAKRHMKNVMKEKNTEERGERQYSKKTDHL from the coding sequence ATGCCTCATACAAAAGATGATGACAAAAAGAAACAGGATCATAATGCAAAACGACATATGAAAAATGTTATGAAGGAAAAAAACACGGAAGAACGTGGAGAAAGGCAGTATTCTAAGAAGACAGATCACTTATAA
- a CDS encoding rhodanese-like domain-containing protein: MAFIQDGVKQIEQEELKEVLKTGSEKVVVIDVREREEYNASHIPGIPLIPMSNFPNVINDLRTDKEYIIVCRSGNRSQHVALFLKEHGITAHNFYGGMLSWGDEVQTGLENVITDISQLYK, translated from the coding sequence GCCTTTATCCAAGATGGGGTTAAACAAATTGAACAAGAAGAACTCAAAGAAGTTCTGAAAACTGGCTCAGAAAAGGTTGTAGTAATAGATGTAAGAGAAAGAGAGGAGTATAATGCATCCCATATTCCAGGTATCCCACTGATTCCAATGTCAAATTTCCCAAATGTAATTAATGATTTAAGAACAGATAAAGAATATATTATAGTATGTCGTAGTGGGAATAGGAGTCAACATGTTGCACTCTTTTTAAAGGAACATGGTATTACTGCACATAACTTTTATGGTGGCATGCTTTCATGGGGTGATGAAGTCCAGACAGGTTTAGAAAATGTCATAACTGATATTTCGCAACTATATAAATAA